CCCAAGGCAATATCACTGGCAAGGAGGGGGCAGCACCGTGTACGCGCTAGTCGTCCCCATACGGATCAAGCGGGTCCCATCGTGTATTAAGGCGACTAGGCTGCCTAATCGGGGTATCTCTAAACCGAAAAACATGATTGTTGTCTGTTTGACAGACTTTGAAATCTCCCTCTCCTGCGATGAAGCTGAACAACTTGTCGCGGTTGAGGCACACCGGGCAAATAAAGTGGATGGGTTGCCCGTTAGCCTGATCCTCTCTGAGCCTGAAAACCAGATCGCGCTCGCCAGTCTGAAAAAGCTCGTAACGAGCCTTTTCACGCTCGAATTCATCTTGGCGTTGCAGCGTCTGGCTCAGTGTTTTGAGGGCATCGCTAAGCTGAACATTCAACATATTGGCTGCGGTGAGTTCAGACGCCAGTGCATTCAAGAGCTTTGCCGCCTCTCCGCTATCCTTAGGTTTGTCACCCTCGATCAGACCTTTGATTGCGGCAACAGTGGACGTTGCCTTCCCGGTCAGACCCACGGCGCTAGTGGCAAGACCCAAGACTTCATTGATCTGCGAAAGCTCCATGTCCCTGATCCTTTGAAACTAATGCCTCAGGCTCAAGCATATCTCCCCACGGTACCAATCAACAAGTGGAGCGGGGGGTATTCCGAAACTTTCCCCCATAGCCAAGGGACCGGCGCGGGAAGGCGCATTCTCGATCTGGAAGGTAAACAGCTATGACCATTCTCAGCGTCATTGACCTCAAAGAGCATCTGAACATCACGGAAGGCACCGATGATACGCTGATCGCCTCCAAGATCGGGGCTGCCGAAGCATGGATTGCCCAGTTCATCGGGGTGGCCTTGGATGATGCAGAGACTTTCCCCGATGGCACCCCCGAGCCGATCAAGGAAGCGATCCGGCAGCTTGTGGCCCATCTTTATGAGAACCGGGAAGCCACGCTTGTGGGGATTTCGATCACCGATGTTTCCCCCGGCCTCTTCGACCTGATGGCCCCTTATCGCGTCTGGGAGTTCTGACCATGAGCAAACAGACCGAACGCCTGAAACGCCGTCTGGCAGCCGTGCCCTTGGCCGTGAAGGACGCCGTGACGCCTTCCCTTGTCAAAGGCGGGGAAGAGATCGCGGCAGCCATGGAAGCCCTTGCCCCCGAGGATACCGGCGATCTGGTGGCCTCTATCGAAGTCACCCCGCCGGGACAGGCCACCCCCGCTTATTCGCAGCCGGGCGGCAGCACCGTGGCAGAGGAAAACCAAGTTCTGATAACAGCGGGCAACTCGGATGTGCGCTATCCCCACCTTGTGGAATACGGCACCGCCAACGCCCCCGCTCAGCCGTTCTTT
The genomic region above belongs to Rhodovulum sp. P5 and contains:
- a CDS encoding HK97-gp10 family putative phage morphogenesis protein, producing MSKQTERLKRRLAAVPLAVKDAVTPSLVKGGEEIAAAMEALAPEDTGDLVASIEVTPPGQATPAYSQPGGSTVAEENQVLITAGNSDVRYPHLVEYGTANAPAQPFFWPGYRLSRKRAVNRIKRNIKKAVREAWE
- a CDS encoding head-tail connector protein; this encodes MTILSVIDLKEHLNITEGTDDTLIASKIGAAEAWIAQFIGVALDDAETFPDGTPEPIKEAIRQLVAHLYENREATLVGISITDVSPGLFDLMAPYRVWEF